The Microbacterium sp. LWO12-1.2 genome includes a window with the following:
- the hisH gene encoding imidazole glycerol phosphate synthase subunit HisH, which produces MTRAPKVAVFDYESGNVHSAVKALAAAGADAVLTRNRTEALEADGLVVPGVGAFAAVRDALHAHGGDEIIDRRLAGGRPVLGICVGMQVLFAHGVERGVDSEGLGEWPGAVTELNAPVLPHMGWNTVSPGENSVLFKGIEEERFYFVHSYGAQSWELDVIPPFPQPVLTWTTYGDPFLAAVENGPLSATQFHPEKSGEAGIQLLRNWVGSLR; this is translated from the coding sequence GTGACGCGCGCCCCGAAGGTCGCGGTCTTCGACTACGAGTCGGGGAACGTGCATTCCGCCGTCAAGGCCCTCGCCGCCGCCGGGGCCGACGCGGTGCTGACGCGCAACCGCACAGAGGCGCTCGAGGCCGACGGCCTTGTCGTGCCCGGCGTGGGAGCGTTCGCGGCGGTGCGGGATGCGTTGCACGCGCACGGGGGCGACGAGATCATCGACCGTCGTCTCGCCGGCGGACGCCCGGTGCTCGGGATCTGCGTCGGCATGCAGGTGCTCTTCGCGCACGGCGTCGAGCGCGGCGTCGACTCGGAGGGCCTCGGTGAATGGCCGGGCGCCGTGACCGAGCTCAACGCGCCCGTGCTCCCGCACATGGGGTGGAACACGGTCAGCCCTGGCGAGAACAGCGTGCTTTTCAAGGGCATCGAGGAGGAGCGCTTCTACTTCGTGCACTCCTACGGCGCGCAGTCCTGGGAGCTCGACGTCATCCCGCCGTTCCCGCAGCCGGTGCTGACGTGGACCACGTACGGCGATCCGTTCCTCGCCGCCGTGGAGAACGGGCCGCTCTCGGCCACGCAGTTCCACCCGGAGAAGTCGGGGGAGGCCGGCATCCAGCTCCTGCGGAACTGGGTCGGCAGCCTCCGCTGA
- the hisB gene encoding imidazoleglycerol-phosphate dehydratase HisB codes for MSSLALTPRTASRVRGTSESTVELDLNLDGTGASRIDTSVPFFDHMLTAFAKHSLTDLTVRASGDTHIDAHHTVEDVSIVLGQAILEALGDKSGISRYGDALVPLDEALAQAVVDISGRPYLVHEGEPVGFEHHLIGGHFTGSLVRHSFEAIAFNAGLTVHVRVLGGRDPHHIAEAEYKAFARAFRQAKALDPLVEGIPSTKGAL; via the coding sequence ATGAGCAGCCTCGCCCTGACCCCGCGCACCGCGAGCCGCGTGCGCGGCACGTCGGAGTCCACCGTCGAACTCGACCTGAACCTCGATGGAACCGGCGCGAGCCGCATCGACACCTCGGTGCCGTTCTTCGACCACATGCTCACCGCCTTCGCGAAGCACTCGCTGACCGACCTCACAGTGCGGGCGTCCGGCGACACCCACATCGACGCCCACCACACGGTGGAGGACGTGTCGATCGTGCTCGGGCAGGCGATCCTCGAGGCGCTGGGAGACAAGTCCGGCATCTCCCGCTACGGCGACGCCCTGGTGCCGCTCGACGAGGCGCTCGCGCAGGCCGTCGTCGACATCTCCGGCCGTCCCTATCTGGTGCACGAGGGGGAGCCGGTCGGGTTCGAGCACCACCTCATCGGCGGTCACTTCACCGGATCGCTCGTGCGCCACTCGTTCGAGGCCATCGCCTTCAATGCCGGTCTCACCGTGCACGTGCGCGTGCTCGGAGGCCGGGACCCGCATCACATCGCCGAGGCGGAGTACAAGGCGTTCGCGCGCGCATTCCGTCAGGCCAAGGCGCTCGACCCCCTCGTCGAGGGCATTCCGTCGACCAAGGGCGCGCTGTGA